The nucleotide window GTTTTTGATTCGGCTCGATCTCCTTTTCAAAGTCATCGCAAAACCCGAATAGATAAAAAACAAAATATTCAAACTTGCTAATCCTAAAATAAAAGCCCAAATGTAGTTGCTTCTTCCGGTGTGTAAATCAAGGCTCAAACTGGACAAAAGGGTGGTTGTAGGGAAACGTTTTTCGCTTACCACAGCTCCTGTGATTTGATTGACTTCGATTTCGCGGTCTTTTAGCGTTATGATGTAATAGTCTTCTGGATCGTCTGAAAACGGGAATTCAATTTTTTCAGCATCGGAAAGAAAAGTGTTTTTGAATACGGAAGAATTTGACTCTTTTTTGGAAATTGGAGTTTCTATTTTTTGTTCCGAATCTTTTTTTGGTATAAAAAAATTGAATTTTTCGAGTGTCAAATAAGTTCCTGTTACGGCAATAATCAATATCGGAATTAGAGCGAATCGACCCAAAATCACATGATAATATTGTGCAAAATAGTCTTTGACGATTTTTGAGAAAAAGTTGCTAAGCCCTTTTTGTCGTTTGAGAAGAAGCACAAATCCCGAAATGGAAATTAGTCCTAAAATAAAAGAGATTAATCCAACGAAAAAACGTCCAGCTTCGTGAAGAAATAAAGAACGGTGAAGTCCTGTAATCCATTGAATAAATTCGCTTTTTTTGATGGGTTCACCTAGTATTTTTCCGGTTCTTGGGTCGATATAGGAATTGATATCATTGTCTTCTTTATCAATGGCTTTTAGCGTTACAAATTGGTTGTGGTCAACGCCCAACTCGGTTATTTCGGGGTATGTTTTTTTGAGTATTGGCAAAGTTTCTTCCAGCGTTATTTTGTCGAAATTTTCCACTTTGTAAGGAGGTAATTTCTCCTGGATAGCATCTACCGCAAGAATGGTTCCCGTTACGGATGCCAATAGTAAAAACAAAGAAGAAACCACCGCCAAGGCCAAATGTGAATAACGCCAAAAAGAAAGAGTCATTGATATAATGTGTTTTGGTAATTATTAAAAATAAAATCTGCGTAAGTCAGCGAAAGTCAGTGTGATTATTTTTTCTCGCAGATTTTTGCAGACTAACGCAGATGAAAAAATTAGATTCTACTCAATCTCACATAGCGAATGTATCCTTTGCCTTCTGTTTTATCTGCGATTCCTTCTGTTGTAAGCGGAATTTCAATATCGTTTGTATAATATTTGTTGTCTTCAACAGCAGTTTCAAAACGTAATTTATATCCTTTGTTGATTTTAGCATCTTCAATTTCCAAAGTTGTCACACTACGATCGCCGCCAGTTACCGAAGCTCCGGTTGTGGCACTGATGTCGGTTGGTCTTTTGGAATAAAATTTATGCCATTGTTTAAGTGTTTTGTACCATTTTTTATCATCGCCCATTACATAGAGGGTTTTGTCGTAATCCCCTTTTGGGTTGATAAGCGACACAACAATGTAAGCACCTTCGCCAGCATAGTTGGACATTTGCAACATGCATTTGTATTTGCTAGTTTGAGCTGAGGCTTGGAATGATAATAATAAGATTAATGTTCCGGTTAAGGCTATTTTTAGTGTTGATTTCATTTTTGAATTATGAATTATGGGTGTTATCGAGTTGATAGTTTTTTTTAATACATAGAAACATAGAATTTATAGTTTTGAAAAGAACTAGATAATCGTTTCACTTTTCACATAGTTGTCTATGCGGAAAATAGTACTATTTCTATTCAGTCTTTTTCATCAGTTTTTAATCTATGTTTCTATGTGTCTCATTTTTTTATTACAGGATTAGAATTTTTAGCTAACGATTAATTACTTCAAAAACTCCAATGATATTTTGTTTTTGCTTAATGTTTCGTTTTCTTTTGCCAAGGCGTATGGACTTTCGTCAAAATCGGTTTTGATTTCTTTTTTTGCGCCAAGCGAAAGAAGGTATTTTAAGATTGTGTCGTCTTTTGAAATCATCGCGGCTTTGTGCAAAGCGGTCAAACCATTCTTATTTTTGGCATTAATATCGATGTTTAAATTGGCAATTTTCTTTAGCAAAGCTAAATCATTTTTGGCAACAGCAAAATGGTAAAGTGTGCTTCCGTCTTTTTGCGGAGCAGCCAAGTCCAATCCTTTGTCTTGCAATAGTTTTATTTTGGTAGCAAAAGCATCTTGTCTTGGTGAATTGCCGCCTTCGGTAGGACGTCCTCCTCCCATTCCTTGCATTTGCGGGCGGTAAGAATCGATTAAGTAAAAACCTAAATTATTCCCGTCTTTGTCAAGCACTTTTACATCGGCTCCTTTTTCTGTCAAAAGAGTTGCTGCTTCAACAGTCCCGGATTGAATTGCTTTTGTCAGCGCCGATTCTCCTTTTTTGTTTTGAGCATTTATGTTTTTGGTGAGAGGCAACAATTGACTCAAAGCTTCAATGTTTTCTCTGTTTGAAGCGGCAATCATTAATGGTGTGTTACCGTCAATATCTGCTTTGTTGCTATCTGCTCCTTTGGAAATAAAGTAGTTGATAATCTCGGTTTGCTTGGCTTTGGTTACCAATGAATGAAATACGTTTTGTCCTTCTTTGTTAGTGGCCGTTGGTTTTATTTTTAAATCTTCAACCAGGTATTTGTAGGTTTCAAGTGTGTTGGCATCTCTACGGGAACCTTGTGCAGCAAAAAGAAGTGCGTTATCATTGTATTTTACTCCTTTTTCCAAAAGGTTTTTTAACAAAGAAATATTTCCAGTTCTTGCCGCATAATTGAAAGCAGTATTTCCATCGGAATCAACATCTTTAAGGGACATTCCTTTTGAAATAAAATAATTGGTAAGCGTAAGGTCTTTGTCGTAGGCTATGGCCAAAAGCAATAGGTTTGCACCATCTTGGTATTTTTTCTTTGGGTCAATTCCTGCTTTGAAAAAAGCATCATAGATTGCTGTGTTTTTTTGACCGCTGCTGGCTGCAGAAGTGATTGGGAAACTGCTGTGGCTGTCTTCAAGATTAATGTTTGAGCCTTTAGCAATTAAATATTCTATGATTTCTACATTACCTTTAGTAGCAGCCCAATGAAGGTAAATTCGGTTATCGTGTGTTGGTTTGTTAACGCTGTTTCCAGGTTGTTCCAGTAAGTATTTTATAGTAGCATTTGGAGCGTCATTATTTATGGCGAGAACAACTGGGTCAAAAGCCTTGTCATTGGATTCTGATGGGTTGTTGCCTTTTGCGATTTCTGCTTGAACCGATGCTACATCAGGATTAGTTTTCCAGAAAGACTGTTCCAAAAGCGTGTTTTTTTGCTGTGCACTGACAAACAAAGTAGCAATGAAAGCGAGGGGGAAAAAAAGATTTTTTTTCATAAAAGTTTTATTAATAGGAGGGATATTTATTTTTGCAATGCATTATTTAGATTAAATAAAAATAGTGCAAATATAAAAATTAATATTACCTTTTAAAGTGTTTCATTTTATAAAATTCCAGTTTTTTGTGATATTGGACTGTTAAAAAATGAAAAGGTTTAAAGTGAGGATTTTATGCCTTTATGTAAGTTTTTTTTATAAAAGTCTACCGATGAAGTTTTTTCAACATTCCAATAATCCACAATATTGTCATTCCGTAGGAATCTCAAATGCTATTCCATAAAGTTAAAGATTCTTATTGTGGAGCCACTTGCGGAGATTCCTACGGAATGACAATATTGTGGATAAGTATTACGTGATATTTCAGAATCAGCCCACTGCTTGAATTTCTTTCATATTATTTTTTTTGAAAAAAATGAGACATCTACAAGATCAGTTTTGATTTTTTTAAAAAAATTAAGCGGCTGTTTTTTCTTTTTTCTTTTTGTTCCTTCCCCACCAAATATAAAAACCAGAAATAGGAAGCGTAGCAATAAGTAAACTGATTAAAAAGGCAAATATTTTTCCTGCCAGACCAAAAACCGCTCCGGTGTGAATGTCATAATTCATTCGTATTAATTTATCGGCAACGTTGGCATCTGCATATTTGTCGAAAATGTGATTCACTTGTATTTCTTTCAATGTGTACTGGTCAAAATAGCGATAATCTATTTTATAAAACGTTCCAACTTCGGGATTGATATTGGCAGCTATGGCCGTGCTGTCGTTTTCCGGAGGATGCACTTCGATGGATTTTGCAGTTGGGTATTCTTTTTGCATCATTTGCCAAACTTTATCTAATGGTTTGGCTATAGTAGTACTTTTTTTTGTTGAAACTGCATCTTGGTAGATTAACGATTTTTTACCTCCAAGAGACTTGTAATAAGAATTGGCAAACCATTGAAACCCCCAAACCAAACCGGTAATGGCAAAAACAAGTGCAATCAATAAAACGTAAAATCCGGTGATGTTGTGCAAATCATAGTTTTTGCGTTTCCATTTTGTTGTGTCTTTCCATCGGAACCAAAAGCGTTGTTTTACAGCATTTTTATTTCTTGGAAACCAAAGAAATAATCCTGAAATAATGAGAATTAGGAAAATTAATGTGGCTGTTGCGCAAACAGTTTGTCCAATTTTTTCTGGTAACCAAAGATAGAAGTGCCCGTCGAGAATGAAACTGAAAAAACCTTCATCCATATTGATGGTTTTCAATTTTTTGCCCGTATAAGGATTCAGATAAATGATATAATAATAAGTAGGTTCGTAATGAAAAAAAATGGCTTCTGCCGATTTTTCTCTTCCATTGTATTTGATAGAATGAAGCACTTTTCCGGGAAGTTCTTTTCTTGCAATTTGTTCCAATTGCGAGGGCAGGAGAAAAGCTTTATTTTGCTTTTCTACAAATCGATATTCTTCGGTATAGTTTTGTATTTCTTCCTGAAAAGCATATAAACAACCGGTGATGGCAATTATAAATACAATGATGCCCGAGGATAACCCGAGCCATAAATGTATTTTACCGATTGCTTTTTTGAAATTATTGTTTTTCATTATAAATGAATTCAACTTCGTGCTTAATGGGAAGTCTTGTTGGGTATAAAGTATTAAAATTTGTAGGTAATATTTATTCTTGCGTTTGTACCGGCTTCGGCCTGCAGATAATACATGTCACCATAGCTGTCATATCCGCCAGAGTATAAGTATTGGTTCAAAATATTGTTCACAATAAGGTTGATAGACACTTTTTTGAATTGATATGAAAGCCCTCCATCGAGACGGAAATAATCTGGAAGAGAACCGGTATTATTTGGAGAAATAAACCAAGGAGCTCTTTTTACTTGGTATTGATAGCCTAACGAAGCACCAAATCCGTTGAAGAAACCATTATCAAAAGTGTAATTCAACCATGTGCTTTGAATGTGTTTGGTTGAGCCCGGAATTTGGTTTCCAACCATTGTTGGGTCTGTATCTTCAGTTACTCTTCCTTCAGTAAAAGCATAGTTGGCAATAACGTCAAAGTTTTTAAGAATTTCTCCTCTTACATCAACTTCGATTCCTTTAATTTTATGCTGACCGCCTTCTTTGTTGTATTGCATTGATCCATTCGAATGGTCGGGGTCAATGGTAAGAACATTGTTCATCGTAATTTGGTAGGCAGCCAATACCGAATTCCATTTTCCGTTGAACCAATCTTTTTTATATCCCAACTCCAGATTGGTTCCCGTTTGCGGATTGAAGCTTTTTCCCTGCCAATCGGTTCCATAATTTTCGGTAAAAGATTCATCGCGTACAAAATAGAAAGAGTTGTCGCTGTTTAATGAATAACTTAAGCCAATGCGAGGCGTGAATTTATCATTGGATGTTCCGCCCGAATAAGCATCTGTTGCTTTCAGCAAGGTATATCTTCCTGCTAAAGTTAAGCGAAGTCTATCGTCCAAAAATCCTATTTCGTCCTGAATATAACTCGCCGTATAATTGTTTTTGTATTTTACGCCGCGCTCTTTTATATCCTTACTTCTGTCAAAAGTAGGAGAGGAGGGCAATGTTCCATGCACCGGATTGTAAACGTCCAAATCAGGCATGGTAAAATATTGATTCCAGTCGTGATAATAGGTTTTTTCGCTTATATCTATACCTCCCAAAAGTTTGTGGGAGACAGCACCAGTTTTGAAATTACCATTTACAAATGATTGGGCGATATAGGTTTTTCCTAAAATATCCCAATTGCTTCCCGCTCTTTTGAGGATAGCATCGTTGTTTGGGTCAAAACCATTAGGCCATAATTTGATTCCTTCTTGTTGGTAATTCATATAATCACCCTGAAAAGTAACGCGCCAATTATCATCGAATTTATGTTCGATAATTCCCAAAAGACTTCTTTCGAGCATATCGGTTGGGTCTAAGTTGGGTTCTGATGTGGTGTTGCTTCTTGGTAATTCTTCATAGCCATTTTTCATAAAAAGATAGTTGGCTCCAATGGCATTTACCTTTGAGAATTGTTGGGTATATTCGAGTGTGATTGAAGTATTGTCTGTGGGCAAATATTTTAATACTGGGGCAAATGAATAACGGTCATTGAAATCAAAATCTCTATAACTGTCTCTTTTTTGTCCCATAACATTCAGGCGGTACAAGAGTTTTCCATCTTTGGTTAGTTTACCGTCGAGGTCAAAAGTGCCTCTGAATAAATTATCGCTTCCGTAGGTAAAACTCGCTTCGGCTTTGTTCCTTCCGCTTGGTTTTTTGGTCACCACATTATAAAAACCACTTGGATTTCCGGTTGCAAGCATAAAACCTGCTGGGCCCTTTACAAATTCAATACGTTCTACCATGCTCATATCTTCCGTCAATGGCCCCCAAGTTGTACTCATGTTCATTCCATTTCTGAAAGCCGAAACCTGACTTCCTCTCATGGTAATTCGGGCATAATTATCCCAGTGTTCTACTCTTGTTGCGCCACTTACATTGCGGGAAACTCCTTCGAGCATATCAAAAATTTGCTGATTCTGCATCAACTTTCCGGTAATCACTTGTATGTTTTGTGGAATTTCGATTATAGGACCTTGCAATCGCAGCGAAGAGGAAATTCTATTGGTTTTAAAAGTACTTTTGTTACTCAAAATTACAACTTGATTCAGCTCTTGATTCACCAAGTCGAGTTTTAAATCTTGGATGGTAATTCCTTTTGATGTAATTATTATTTCTTTATTAATGTCTTTATAGCCTACTAAGGTAACAATCAATATGTGTGTTCCGGCTGGGATATTTTTAATTTCATAAATACCATTGTTCCCGGATATTGTGTTTTTATTTGTTCCTTTTATCGAAAGAGACACTCCTTCTGCAGGTTTATTGTCGCTGGTTTGGATGATTCCTTTTATAGTTCCTCCTTTTATGCTTGCATTTCCCTGTCCGAATACAGATATTACCGAAAACAGAAAAGCAATAAAGAAAGGGAATATATTTTTCATTTATTTTAGAATCAATTAATTTAGGTTGCAAATTTATTGACTAATTTTTTATCAATGAAATTAATTAAGATTAATTATAAATAATAATTTTGATTGATGTTGGTTTTGAGGCAAAAAAAAACATTACCAGTTTATTGATAATGTTTTATGAATTTGTAATTATTTTGTTTGCTCCTCCTTTTTCATTCCGAAGCTTTCGGAACTTGGTTTCCCCAATTGTATTCCCGAAATGGAAGCCACAAGACTGTCTTTTTTAATTAGTGAGTAAGTTATTTTTTGTGGATAATCATGTTTTGGGTTTTCAAAAATCAATTGTTTTTCTGTAATAATAGTCATTTTAAAAGGAACTGTTTTATCATCGTTTTGTCCTTTTACGGTTGCATTGTAGAATAGTTCTTCTCCTTTTTGTTGCAACGTCATGGTTTCAAAATGCAGCGTGTCTTTTTCTTTAATAAAAAAAGATTCTCCTTGAAAAGTACTGTCGTTAAGTTGTTTCCAACTCTCAGAAAGAACACCATCATCAGTTTTAGTTTCCCATTTACCCAATAACCAATTGGCTTTTTTTATTTGGTCTTTTTCGGTTGCTTCAGGATTCTTTTTACAGGAAATAATGACTAACAAAAGCAGTATAAGGGTTGTTTTTTGAAACATATTTTGAGTGTTTGGTTTTGTATTGAGACGCTAAATTATGAAAAAAAATGTTAGCCATGAGTTACAGAGACGAAGTATAACGGATAGTTAACCGCAAAGGTCACGAAGAATTACGCAAAGTTCGCAAAGCTTTGCGTTCCTTGCGCTTTCTTTGTGAACTTTGCGGTTAAATTTATAAAAAGCTTTTTTGTAAAATCGAGTAAACCAATTCTTTTGTTGGTTTTTGGTCTTTCAGTTTTGCCCGAACTTCATCAAAAGTTACTTTAAAATCGCAACCCAATTTGTAATCGCCGCAACCATACGCCGTTTTTCCTTTCAGCACGGTTCCTTTTTTGCATTTTGGACAAGTTAATGTTTCCGATGTTGTTGATGAGGTTTTTGGTTCTGTTTTCTTTGGTTCCAATTTCAACTTGTAATTTTCCTCAAAACGAATTAAACCTTCAATGGTTCCAGAATCATTTTTAAAGCCTTTTATGTTTACAGTTGAGCCTTTTTGAAGCAATCGTAAATATTGATTTTCCGATATTTTTTTCTCTGCAAAAACATAAGGCAATACAAAATCGCAGCCTGATTTATATTCGCTGCATCCGTAAGCAGATTTTCCTTTTATGAAATTTCCTT belongs to Flavobacterium gilvum and includes:
- a CDS encoding ankyrin repeat domain-containing protein → MKKNLFFPLAFIATLFVSAQQKNTLLEQSFWKTNPDVASVQAEIAKGNNPSESNDKAFDPVVLAINNDAPNATIKYLLEQPGNSVNKPTHDNRIYLHWAATKGNVEIIEYLIAKGSNINLEDSHSSFPITSAASSGQKNTAIYDAFFKAGIDPKKKYQDGANLLLLAIAYDKDLTLTNYFISKGMSLKDVDSDGNTAFNYAARTGNISLLKNLLEKGVKYNDNALLFAAQGSRRDANTLETYKYLVEDLKIKPTATNKEGQNVFHSLVTKAKQTEIINYFISKGADSNKADIDGNTPLMIAASNRENIEALSQLLPLTKNINAQNKKGESALTKAIQSGTVEAATLLTEKGADVKVLDKDGNNLGFYLIDSYRPQMQGMGGGRPTEGGNSPRQDAFATKIKLLQDKGLDLAAPQKDGSTLYHFAVAKNDLALLKKIANLNIDINAKNKNGLTALHKAAMISKDDTILKYLLSLGAKKEIKTDFDESPYALAKENETLSKNKISLEFLK
- a CDS encoding TonB-dependent receptor is translated as MKNIFPFFIAFLFSVISVFGQGNASIKGGTIKGIIQTSDNKPAEGVSLSIKGTNKNTISGNNGIYEIKNIPAGTHILIVTLVGYKDINKEIIITSKGITIQDLKLDLVNQELNQVVILSNKSTFKTNRISSSLRLQGPIIEIPQNIQVITGKLMQNQQIFDMLEGVSRNVSGATRVEHWDNYARITMRGSQVSAFRNGMNMSTTWGPLTEDMSMVERIEFVKGPAGFMLATGNPSGFYNVVTKKPSGRNKAEASFTYGSDNLFRGTFDLDGKLTKDGKLLYRLNVMGQKRDSYRDFDFNDRYSFAPVLKYLPTDNTSITLEYTQQFSKVNAIGANYLFMKNGYEELPRSNTTSEPNLDPTDMLERSLLGIIEHKFDDNWRVTFQGDYMNYQQEGIKLWPNGFDPNNDAILKRAGSNWDILGKTYIAQSFVNGNFKTGAVSHKLLGGIDISEKTYYHDWNQYFTMPDLDVYNPVHGTLPSSPTFDRSKDIKERGVKYKNNYTASYIQDEIGFLDDRLRLTLAGRYTLLKATDAYSGGTSNDKFTPRIGLSYSLNSDNSFYFVRDESFTENYGTDWQGKSFNPQTGTNLELGYKKDWFNGKWNSVLAAYQITMNNVLTIDPDHSNGSMQYNKEGGQHKIKGIEVDVRGEILKNFDVIANYAFTEGRVTEDTDPTMVGNQIPGSTKHIQSTWLNYTFDNGFFNGFGASLGYQYQVKRAPWFISPNNTGSLPDYFRLDGGLSYQFKKVSINLIVNNILNQYLYSGGYDSYGDMYYLQAEAGTNARINITYKF
- a CDS encoding PepSY-associated TM helix domain-containing protein — protein: MKNNNFKKAIGKIHLWLGLSSGIIVFIIAITGCLYAFQEEIQNYTEEYRFVEKQNKAFLLPSQLEQIARKELPGKVLHSIKYNGREKSAEAIFFHYEPTYYYIIYLNPYTGKKLKTINMDEGFFSFILDGHFYLWLPEKIGQTVCATATLIFLILIISGLFLWFPRNKNAVKQRFWFRWKDTTKWKRKNYDLHNITGFYVLLIALVFAITGLVWGFQWFANSYYKSLGGKKSLIYQDAVSTKKSTTIAKPLDKVWQMMQKEYPTAKSIEVHPPENDSTAIAANINPEVGTFYKIDYRYFDQYTLKEIQVNHIFDKYADANVADKLIRMNYDIHTGAVFGLAGKIFAFLISLLIATLPISGFYIWWGRNKKKKEKTAA
- a CDS encoding DUF2271 domain-containing protein, giving the protein MKSTLKIALTGTLILLLSFQASAQTSKYKCMLQMSNYAGEGAYIVVSLINPKGDYDKTLYVMGDDKKWYKTLKQWHKFYSKRPTDISATTGASVTGGDRSVTTLEIEDAKINKGYKLRFETAVEDNKYYTNDIEIPLTTEGIADKTEGKGYIRYVRLSRI
- a CDS encoding DUF6265 family protein, whose protein sequence is MFQKTTLILLLLVIISCKKNPEATEKDQIKKANWLLGKWETKTDDGVLSESWKQLNDSTFQGESFFIKEKDTLHFETMTLQQKGEELFYNATVKGQNDDKTVPFKMTIITEKQLIFENPKHDYPQKITYSLIKKDSLVASISGIQLGKPSSESFGMKKEEQTK